Proteins encoded in a region of the Sparus aurata chromosome 6, fSpaAur1.1, whole genome shotgun sequence genome:
- the psma5 gene encoding proteasome subunit alpha type-5 — MFLTRSEYDRGVNTFSPEGRLFQVEYAIEAIKLGSTAIGIQTSEGVCLAVEKRITSPLMEPNSIEKIVEIDTHIGCAMSGLIADAKTLIDKARVETQNHWFTYNETMTVESVTQAVSNLALQFGEEDADPGAMSRPFGVALLFGGVDEKGPQLYHMDPSGTFVQCDARAIGSASEGAQSSLQEVYHKSMTLKDAIKSSLTILKQVMEEKLNATNIELATVEPGKTFHMYSKEELEDVIKDI, encoded by the exons atgtttttgacAAGATCGGAGTATGACAG AGGTGTGAACACATTCTCACCTGAAGGAAGATTGTTCCAGGTTGAATATGCCATCGAGGCGATAAAG TTGGGCTCCACAGCTATTGGTATTCAGACATCTGAGGGGGTGTGTCTGGCTGTGGAGAAGAGGATCACCTCCCCTCTGATGGAGCCCAACAGCATTGAAAAGATCGTGGAGATTGACACTCACATCG GTTGTGCCATGAGTGGCTTGATAGCTGATGCCAAGACTCTAATTGACAAAGCAAGAGTGGAAACACAG AACCACTGGTTTACTTACAACGAGACTATGACAGTGGAGAGTGTGACTCAGGCTGTGTCCAACCTGGCGCTGCAGTTtggagaggaggatgctgaTCCCGGTGCCATG AGTCGACCATTTGGTGTAGCACTTCTGTTTGGAGGAGTTGATGAAAAAGGACCCCAGCT GTACCACATGGACCCATCAGGAACCTTCGTGCAGTGTGATGCTCGGGCCATCGGCTCAGCATCTGAGGGAGCCCAGAGCTCCCTGCAAGAGGTCTACCACAAG TCCATGACATTAAAAGACGCCATCAAGTCGTCTCTCACCATTCTGAagcaggtgatggaggagaagctcAACGCCACCAACATTGAG CTGGCAACAGTAGAGCCCGGGAAGACCTTCCACATGTATTCcaaagaggagctggaggatgtAATCAAGGACATCTAG